The proteins below come from a single Cervus elaphus chromosome 4, mCerEla1.1, whole genome shotgun sequence genomic window:
- the SDR42E1 gene encoding short-chain dehydrogenase/reductase family 42E member 1: MDFHKSPKETVLITGGGGYFGFRLGCALNQQGVHVILFDISRPAQTIPEGIQFILGDIRHLSDIENAFQGVDVACVFHIASYGMSGREQLNRSLIEEVNVGGTDNILQACRRRGVPRLVYTSTFNVIFGGQVIRNGDESLPYLPLHLHPDHYSRTKSIAEKKVLSANGTALERGGGVLSTCALRPAGIYGPGEQRHLPRIVSYMEKGLFRFVYGDPKSLVEFVHVDNLVQAHILASEALKANKGHIAAGQPYFISDGRPVNNFEFFRPLVEGLGYKFPSIRLPLTLIYCFAFLTEMTHFILGRLYNFQPFLTRTEVYKTGVTHYFSLEKAKKELGYEAQPFDLQEAVEWFKAHGHGRLPGSRDSKCLVRDGLVILLLVTVVLAWLLPSVILSV, encoded by the exons ATGGATTTCCACAAATCTCCGAAGGAAACGGTCCTCATTACAGGAGGAGGTGGCTATTTTGGATTCCG CCTTGGCTGTGCTCTGAACCAACAGGGAGTCCATGTGATTCTGTTTGACATCAGCCGCCCTGCTCAGACCATTCCAGAGGGCATCCAGTTTATACTGGGAGACATCCGCCATCTCTCTGACATAGAGAACGCCTTCCAGGGTGTCGACGTGGCTTGTGTGTTCCATATCGCGTCTTACGGTATGTCGGGGCGCGAGCAACTGAATCGAAGCCTGATTGAAGAAGTCAACGTGGGGGGCACAGACAACATCCTCCAGGCGTGCAGGAGGAGAGGGGTGCCGAGATTAGTGTACACGAGCACTTTCAACGTCATCTTTGGAGGGCAGGTCATCAGAAATGGAGACGAATCTCTGCCTTACCTGCCCCTTCACCTCCATCCTGATCACTACTCTCGGACCAAATCTATCGCTGAGAAGAAGGTGCTGTCAGCCAATGGTACAGCCCTGGAGAGGGGTGGTGGGGTCTTGAGCACCTGTGCCCTGAGGCCGGCTGGCATCTACGGGCCCGGAGAACAGAGGCACCTCCCCAGGATAGTGAGCTACATGGAGAAGGGCCTGTTCCGGTTTGTGTACGGAGACCCCAAGAGTCTGGTGGAATTTGTCCACGTAGACAACTTGGTGCAGGCTCACATCCTGGCCTCAGAGGCCCTGAAAGCCAACAAGGGCCACATTGCCGCCGGGCAGCCCTACTTCATCTCAGACGGCAGGCCCGTGAACAACTTTGAGTTCTTCCGGCCTCTGGTTGAGGGCCTGGGCTACAAGTTCCCGTCCATCCGCCTGCCCCTGACCCTCATCTATTGCTTCGCTTTCCTGACAGAGATGACCCACTTCATCTTGGGGCGACTCTACAACTTCCAGCCCTTCCTCACCCGCACCGAAGTTTACAAAACCGGCGTCACGCATTACTTTAGCCTGGAGAAAGCCAAGAAGGAGCTGGGGTATGAGGCTCAGCCATTTGACCTCCAGGAGGCAGTCGAGTGGTTTAAAGCCCACGGTCACGGCAGACTTCCCGGGAGTCGTGACTCCAAGTGTCTTGTTAGGGATGGGCTGGTGATCTTGCTCCTGGTCACAGTGGTTCTCGCATGGCTGCTGCCTTCTGTGATCCTGTCGGTGTGA